In Euphorbia lathyris chromosome 9, ddEupLath1.1, whole genome shotgun sequence, the following are encoded in one genomic region:
- the LOC136206406 gene encoding uncharacterized protein — protein MATTPSLSLSLFSLFFFLLTLYSSGTELGFSIDARESISASSITKTLSFLELNKVSRSRIRVFVSDFRVLSELSNSGVSVDLYLNENLINDFIASKSSAISWLKSHVVTLNIKSITLKCSDFDFDLSKLLNFMKLIHSSVRTYEIRVSVAFSMEFLENLGRNDEIDLFRVLGFIRKTMSFVIVEGGFDDHGVKVGNFDSLMKSKLCDVDIVMTVKSVFDQTENVVEFGDRLLKSVANSPVSGRIVGFYVELESVADKEQKREHEQIFPSFRRELKNSVTVSRDSVTIPPDDSPTPNIVTVPATNPVTITPNVPASTPLPIPSTTPVIVPPTNPSVNPPAPITNPVTTPVPGGQPITNPVTTFPSPQPGNVPVTNPVAPPAPTTTNAPVVAGQSWCVAKTGATESVVQSGLDYACGMGGADCSQIQQGGNCYNPNTLLNHASFAFNSYYQKNPVATSCDFGGAASLVSTNPSTGSCIFPLSSSSSTSTSTSPPSPPSTSLPPPTTPTTNPSTTPSTTNPTNPTTTPITTNPTTPITNPTTTPSTPITGDPSGNVTPPSVLNSSSPSTDFGFATPPGLSSSTSKTVALQPLFSCIIIVAFFFARTMILDM, from the exons ATGGCCACAAcaccttctctttctctctccctcttctccctcttcttcttcctcctcacacTCTACTCTTCTG GAACTGAATTGGGATTCTCCATTGATGCTAGAGAGAGCATCTCAGCTTCATCAATTACAAAAACCCTCTCGTTTCTTGAGCTAAACAAGGTTTCTAGATCTCGAATTCGAGTTTTCGTTTCAGATTTTAGGGTTTTAAGCGAATTATCAAACTCTGGTGTGTCTGTTGATCTTTACTTGAATGAAAACCTAATTAACGATTTCATAGCTTCGAAATCATCTGCAATTTCATGGCTGAAATCTCATGTTGTTACCTTGAACATCAAAAGCATCACATTGAAGTGtagtgattttgattttgatttatcCAAGCTTTTGAATTTCATGAAATTGATTCATTCTTCTGTTCGTACTTATGAAATTAGGGTTTCAGTAGCGTTTTCTATGGAGTTCTTGGAGAATTTGGGTAGAAATGATGAAATTGATCTGTTTAGGGTTTTAGGGTTTATCAGAAAAACGATGTCGTTTGTTATTGTAGAAGGGGGTTTTGATGATCATGGTGTGAAAGTTGGGAATTTTGATTCTTTGATGAAATCAAAGCTTTGTGATGTTGACATAGTTATGACAGTGAAGTCCGTTTTCGATCAGACCGAAAATGTAGTTGAATTCGGAGATAGGTTGTTGAAATCTGTAGCGAATAGTCCGGTTTCCGGTAGGATAGTCGGATTTTACGTAGAGTTAGAAAGTGTTGCAGATAAGGAGCAAAAGAGAGAACATGAACAAATCTTTCCTTCGTTTCGTCGAGAATTGAAGAATTCGGTGACCGTTTCACGTGATTCCGTCACAATTCCCCCGGATGATAGTCCTACACCGAACATTGTCACGGTTCCGGCTACAAATCCGGTCACTATAACACCGAATGTTCCGGCTTCCACTCCTTTGCCAATCCCCTCTACAACTCCTGTTATAGTCCCCCCTACAAATCCTTCTGTTAATCCGCCTGCTCCAATCACCAACCCCGTGACTACTCCGGTTCCTGGCGGACAACCGATAACGAACCCCGTTACAACTTTTCCCTCACCGCAGCCGGGGAATGTTCCGGTTACTAATCCCGTGGCACCTCCTGCACCAACAACAACAAATGCCCCTGTTGTTGCAGGGCAGAGCTGGTGTGTTGCCAAGACGGGAGCTACGGAATCTGTGGTTCAATCCGGGCTGGATTACGCGTGTGGAATGGGTGGAGCGGATTGTTCGCAGATTCAGCAAGGCGGTAACTGTTATAACCCGAATACTCTCTTAAACCATGCCTCGTTTGCGTTTAATAGCTATTATCAGAAGAATCCTGTTGCGACCAGCTGTGATTTCGGAGGCGCAGCCAGTTTAGTCTCTACGAATCCAA GTACCGGTTCCTGCATTTTTCCGTTATCATCATCATCGTCGACATCAACGTCAACGTCACCACCGTCTCCGCCATCTACATCGTTGCCGCCACCAACAACTCCAACTACAAATCCTTCAACAACACCATCAACCACGAACCCCACGAATCCCACAACAACACCGATAACCACGAATCCTACAACTCCAATTACCAATCCTACAACAACACCGTCAACTCCTATTACCGGAGATCCGTCGGG AAATGTGACACCACCGTCAGTGTTAAACTCGAGCAGCCCCAGTACGGATTTCGGGTTCGCAACGCCTCCCGGATTAAGCTCATCGACATCAAAGACGGTTGCGCTGCAACCACTTTTCAGTTGCATCATTATAGTAGCGTTCTTCTTTGCACGAACGATGATCCTTGACATGTAG